The genome window TATTACCAGGGCACCGTGTGGGAAGCCATCGTCGGCTCTACGCCACCGATGTCCAAAAATACAAAGACGAACGCGATGATGTCTCACGCACAGCCATGAACGAGCTGATCGAGCTATCTGAAGAACTAGGCCTCTACGAATGAGCAGATTCACCGCCATTCTCGACGCCAACGTGCTCTACCCCGGCACGCTCCGAGACATCTTGATCCGTCTTGCCCTTACCGGCTCTTTCCAGGCGCGCTGGTCTGATCGAATCCTCGACGAGATGTTCCGAAATCTCCACAAGAATCGGCCGGACATACCCACCGAAAAGCTACAGAGAACCCGATACTTGATGTGCCAAGCAGTGGAGGACTGCCTGGTCAACGAGCACGAAGGCCTCATAGAGGGCCTTTCATTACCGGATCCAGACGATCGACACGTCCTAGCGGCGGCCATCCAATGCAACGCGCGTATTATTGTGACAGAAAATAATCGTGACTTCCCCCTTGAAATAACGCACCAGCACGGAATCGACGTACAGAATGCCAATGAGTTTCTTTGCTATCAGATCGCCTTATCCCAACCCAACGTCCACCAAGCAGTCGTCCAGGCGGCGGCAGCACTCAAGAATCCTCCACGGACAATAAACGACGTGCTTCATTCCCTAGCGAAGTCCGGTGCCCCAACAGCAGCCGCATTACTCAAGCAATAGTCGCTCGGTTCCATCTTCCCCTGCTACCCTTTCTCCCCGTGCCCGCCCTCCGCTTTCCCCGCACGTCCCCCGCCCGCGCCTCTCTCCCCCGCACCCAACGCCGCGCCACCCTACGCCGCTCCTTTGATCTATTGAGCAGTTTCCGCTTCGAACAAAGCGACCCCGCCCGCTTCTACGGTCACCTCGCCCGGGATACCGCCGAACTCCTGGATAGCCTCCGCGCGGACGCCGGATATAGCCTCGAGGATAGCGCAGGGGGGCTACGGGATGGCGTCGATAGTCCCTCCAGCAATCCTCTCAGTGCGTTGCGCGAGGCCACGATCCTGGACATCGGCGGCGGCCCCGGCTACTTTGCCGAGGAGTTTGAACGCCGGGGCGCGCGCTACATCAGTGTGGAACCGGACGTGGGGGAAATGGCGGCAGCCGGGATCGAGGTGGCGGCCTCCGTGCGAGGCTCCGGCATGGACTTGCCGTTCCGCAGCGGAGCCTTTGACCTGGTGTA of Corynebacterium sp. 21KM1197 contains these proteins:
- a CDS encoding class I SAM-dependent methyltransferase, with amino-acid sequence MPALRFPRTSPARASLPRTQRRATLRRSFDLLSSFRFEQSDPARFYGHLARDTAELLDSLRADAGYSLEDSAGGLRDGVDSPSSNPLSALREATILDIGGGPGYFAEEFERRGARYISVEPDVGEMAAAGIEVAASVRGSGMDLPFRSGAFDLVYSSNVAEHVPEPWRMGEEMLRVTAPGGLTVLSYTVWLGPFGGHETGLWPHYVGGEYARDRYARVHGHPPKNVFGTSLFNVSCAAGLRWVREVAERGEAEVVRCFPRYHPGWAWWLTRVPGLREFGVSNLVIVLRRL
- a CDS encoding PIN domain-containing protein, encoding MSRFTAILDANVLYPGTLRDILIRLALTGSFQARWSDRILDEMFRNLHKNRPDIPTEKLQRTRYLMCQAVEDCLVNEHEGLIEGLSLPDPDDRHVLAAAIQCNARIIVTENNRDFPLEITHQHGIDVQNANEFLCYQIALSQPNVHQAVVQAAAALKNPPRTINDVLHSLAKSGAPTAAALLKQ